The Thermacetogenium phaeum DSM 12270 genome segment GGGTTGACGGCATAGGCGCCGGTGAAGACCCCCTCTTTCTCCCCTTCGGCGGAGGCGCGCTCGATCTCGCTCTGCTTTCTAACCTTCTCCACAAATTCCATCACCTGCCGGGCTTCCGCCTTGCCTCTGATCAGTTCCTCCACAAGGGGGTGCTCCGGCGCCAGGACGAGATAGGTAACGCCGAAAACGGTGTCCGGGCGAGTGGTAAAGACGGTTATCCGGCTCCCGTTTTCGGCCAGGAACTCCAGCTCCGCCCCGTGGCTTTTGCCGATCCAGTTCTCCTGCATCAGCTTCACCTTTTCCGGCCAACCGGGGAGCTTCTTCAAGTCGTCCAGGAGACGGTCAGCATAATCGGTAATCCGGAAGAACCATTGTTCCAGATCTCTGGTGGTCACCTCAGTATCACAACGCTCACAGCGACCGCCAACCACCTGCTCGTTGGCCAGCACCGTGGCGCAGGAGGGGCACCAGTTGACGGCCTGCTTCTTCCGGTAGGCCAATCCCCTGTGGTACAGCTGCAGAAAAAGCCACTGCGTCCATCGGTAGTATTCTGGGTGGCAGGTGGTCACCTCCCGTGACCAATCGTAGCTGAGCCCTAGGGAGCGCAGCTGCCTGCGCATGTTTTCGATATTCCCCCAGGTCCACTTGGCCGGAGGAATGCGGTTCTTGATGGCGGCATTCTCCGCCGGGAGGCCGAAGGCGTCCCAGCCCATGGGATGCAGGACATTATACCCGTTCATCCTGTAAAAGCGGGCGATTACATCGCCGATGGCATAATTGCGGACGTGCCCCATATGCAGGTTTCCCGAAGGATAGGGGAACATCACCAGGCAGTAGTACTTCTGCCCTGCGGCATCCTCCGTTGCCCGGAAGGCATCCGTCTCCTCCCAGCGCCGCTGCCACTTCTTCTCGATCAAGCGGAAGTTATACTTTTCCACAACACTTCACCATCCGTCATCTCTTGCTTAAGATTAAAAACCGTTATCGGCTACAGATCGCAAGCCCATCATTTCCTTTAAGACTCTTCTTTGTTAATCGAGTAGGAGGGGGCGGCTAGCCCCCGTCCTCTCACACCACCGGACATGCGGGTCCGCATCCGGCGGTTCACCAAGCTTGACGAAGAAAAGAATAGCGTTCAGGCCGCTACCTTGTCCTCCGCGAGGTGCCGCCCCGCCTCGTGCCGGAGAAGAGCTCGGCCCTCCTGCGGTCCCCCGTGGCTTCACCACTTCCTCCCGCAGGCAGGCCCCTTCCGGGGTTTTCTGCTGTCTTCGACCTTCTCGCGAACGCATCGGTCTCACCTCTGTCTTGATGTTCGGGCCTTCCCCTGGAGTTCATGTCCCCCAGGGTACTATGCCCTCTGCTGACTCCTGCCGGCTCAGCCGCGCCTTTCGCCACGGGTTACCAGCTTTGCCTGGCTTATCCGGCAGGCCTCCCCGGGTAAGAGCGTTAACCTTCACCCCGCGCCCGCCCCATATACCCCGCCGTCCTTTGGCAGCCTGGGATTTCGCTGTGTAACGCCAGCTCATCCGAACGGCTTAGCCTCTTATGGGGTTCTTGTTCATCGGGCCGTGGTTTTGCCGCCGGCTTCCTTCGGATTCCACCTCGCGATGGACACCCTTGCCCTTGGCTAGCAGACTCGTGCTGCCTCGCCTGCAGTGGACTTTCACCACCAAGTTAACGCCCATGCCGGGCGCACATCGAGTAGGAGGGGGCGGCTAGCCCCCGTCCTCTCACACCACCGGACATGCGGGTCCGCATCCGGCGGTTCACCAAGCTTGACGAAGAAAAGAATAGCATTCAGGCCGCTACCCTGTCCTCCGCGAGGTGCCGCCCCGCCTCGTGCCGGAGAAGGTCTCGGCCCTCCCGCAGTCCCCCGTGGCTTCACCACTTCCTCCCGCAGGCAGGCCCCTTCCGGGGTTTTCTGCTGTCTTCGACCTTCTCGCGAACGCATCGGTCTCACCTCTGTCTTGATGTTCGGGCCTTCCCCCAGAGTTCATGTCCCCCAGGGTACTATGCCCTCTGCTGACTCCTGCCGGTTCAGCCGCGCCTTTCGACACGGGTTACCAGCTCTACCTGGCTTATCCGGCAGGCCTCCCCGGGTAAGAGCGTTAACCTTCACCCCGCGCCCGCCCCATATACCCCGCCGTCCTTTGGCAGCCTGGGATTTCGCTGTGTAACGCCAGCTCATCCGAACGGCGTAGCCTCTTATGGGGTTCTTGTTCATCAGGCCGTGGTTTTGCCGCCGGCTTCCTTCGGATTCCACCTCGCGATGGACACCCTTGCCCTTGGCTAGCAGACTCGTGCTGCCTCGCCTGCAGTGGACTTTCACCACCAAGTTAACGCCCATGCCGGGCGCACATCGAGTAGGAGGGGGCGGCTAGCCCCCGTCCTCTCACACCACCGGACATGCGGGTCCGCATCCGGCGGTTCACCAAGCTTGACGAAGAAAAGAATAGCATTCAGGCCGCTACCCTGTCCTCCGCGAGGTGCCGCCCCGCCTCGTGCCGGAGAAGGTCTCGGCCCTCCCGCAGTCCCCCGTGGCTTCACCACTTCCTCCCGCAGGCAGGCCCCTTCCGGGGTTTTCTGCTGTCTTCGACCTTCTCGCGAACGCATCGGTCTCACCTCTGTCTTGATGTTCGGGCCTTCCCCCAGAGTTCATGTCCCCCAGGGTACTATGCCCTCTGCTGACTCCTGCCGGTTCAGCCGCGCCTTTCGACACGGGTTACCAGCTCTACCTGGCTTATCCGGCAGGCCTCCCCGGGTAAGAGCGTTAACCTTCACCCCGCGCCCGCCCCATATACCCCGCCGTCCTTTGGCAGCCTGGGATTTCGCTGTGTAACGCCAGCTCATCCGAACGGCGTAGCCTCTTATGGGGTTCTTGTTCATCAGGCCGTGGTTTTGCCGCCGGCTTCCTTCGGATTCCACCTCGCGATGGACACCCTTGCCCTTGGCTAGCAGACTCGTGCTGCCTCGCCTGCAGTGGACTTTCACCACCAAGTTAACGCCCATGCCGGGCGCACATCGAGTAGGAGGGGGCGGCTAGCCCCCGTCCTCTCACACCACCGGACATGCGGGTCCGCATCCGGCGGTTCACCAAGCTTGACGAAGAAAAGAATAGCATTCAGGCCGCTACCCTGTCCTCCGCGAGGTGCCGCCCCGCCTCGTGCCGGAGAAGGTCTCGGCCCTCCCGCAGTCCCCCGTGGCTTCACCACTTCCTCCCGCAGGCAGGCCCCTTCCGGGGTTTTCTGCTGTCTTCGACCTTCTCGCGAACGCATCGGTCTCACCTCTGTCTTGATGTTCGGGCCTTCCCCCAGAGTTCATGTCCCCCAGGGTACTATGCCCTCTGCTGACTCCTGCCGGTTCAGCCGCGCCTTTCGACACGGGTTACCAGCTCTACCTGGCTTATCCGGCAGGCCTCCCCGGGTAAGAGCGTTAACCTTCACCCCGCGCCCGCCCCATATACCCCGCCGTCCTTTGGCAGCCTGGGATTTCGCTGTGTAACGCCAGCTCATCCGAACGGCGTAGCCTCTTATGGGGTTCTTGTTCATCAGGCCGTGGTTTTGCCGCCGGCTTCCTTCGGATTCCACCTCGCGATGGACACCCTTGCCCTTGGCTAGCAGACTCGTGCTGCCTCGCCTGCAGTGGACTTTCACCACCAAGTTAACGCCCATGCCGGGCGCACATTGAAAACTCCCGCCCCTCAGTCAGGGACGGGAGTTTTTCCCGTGGTACCACCCAGCTTGGCAAATAAATGGTGGAGCTGGCGGGAATCGAACCCGCGACCTCTTCCATGCCAAGGAAGCGCGCTCCCGCTGCGCCACAGCCCCATCTATTTACCCACTCGATTATTGCAGTTAACGCCTGCCGACGGTAGCGGCTACACGAAGTTCACCGCTACTGCTCCCGGGCGAGTTCGACCCCCGGCATGCCACCGGCTCCCACCTCGTTCCACCGGCTCTCTGAAGGCCGCCAGGAGTGGTCTACTACTCCCGTTCCTCGCATTTACTGATGACATTATATGAAATATAACGCCTTATGTCAACAGTCAATTCGCCACCATTTGCAGAACGACCAATTCCTCCACAATTTAAACCTAACTGCACCTCATCCGCACAACTCATTGAACTTCTTCAAGAGAGCTGAACATCCCCGCCATCCAACTTTTTTGTTAACATTTTTAGGACCTTAGAAGGAACTTGTTCAACAACATCGTATTAGTAAAATTAGACAGCAAAACCGATAATTCGATCCGAGAAAGGCAAAACCGTCGAAAGACGGCGGCGCAAAACTAGAGGGGCTACAGCGGTTGCTCCGCCAGGCCAGCCAGTTGCCGGTTCCTGATTAAGATCAGAGAAGGGCCTGAACTGCGCTGTACGTTGAGATCGGGCCCTCTCTTTTGAAACCGTTTTCTTCTGGAGGTCAAAAATTGAACAGGAAGAAATTTCAACTTTTCCTCATCAGTCTGGCTTTAGCATTCACCGCCGTTCTGTCCAGCGGCATCCCGGCAGAAGGCACCTACAGCATCGGTTTTCGAACGGCTTCAATCGAGATCACAAAGCCCGTTGCCAGCGGTGTGTCCTGCGACGGCATCCTCCAAACGGAGGGAAAATCGGACCTTCAGCAGGTCTGGTTCTGTCTGCGGGGCCCTGAGGGGGAAATCGCCACTTACCCCGTTCCCGTCAGCAACGGCCGCTTTCAGGCGAACATTCACCTCCGTTTCGGCCCGGGCACCTACACCGTCTGGGCAGGGGACAATCCCTACCACTTCGACGGCAAGATCAGGTTTCTGGTAGAAAACAGGTCACAGTCCGATACGAGGTACCTTGCACCCTCGGCCTACGTTGACAGCGATAATGGAAAGGTCGCCGCCCTGGCCTCTGCCCTGGCCAATGCCCGTTTGACTGACAGAGAAAAACTGGAGGCCATCTACGATTGGGTGACCGGAAACATCAGCTACGATTACTGTGCTTACAAAAGCGGCCGCAACCTTCTGGTCAAAGCCAGCACGACGCTGGAGAAGAAGACCGGAACCTGCCGTGACTATTCCTTCGTTGTGGCCGCCCTGGCCCGGGCGGCCGGTTTGCCCGCCCGGGTGATCTACGGCAAGGTTTTTGACAGCGATGCTAAGGTATGGTATGACCACGCCTGGAATGAGGTATACGCCGATGGGCGCTGGATTGTCCTGGATGCCACCCGGGATGCAGGCTATGTCTCAAACGGACGCTTTGTCCCCGCTCCTTCTCGGAAACACTTCGATCTAACCGATGAAGCATACAGCAGATACTACAGCAACCAGACCTATACAATCCACTAACTGGATCTCAGAAAATAAGACGGCGCCGCCTCCTGGGGGGATCACCTTTTGCCCTCCCTTCTCCTGAGCAGCAGAACACCGGCTCCGATCAGAACCACCCCAGCGTACACCGCTGCGAACAGATTGCCGCCCGTAATGGGGAACTCTCCCTTTGCCGGAGGGAACGCAGGCTTCCCCTCCGGCGGAGGTATCACTGGCTCAGGCTGCTCACCTGCGGAGGGCGGCCCTGCCGGCGGCCCTACCACGCCCGGTTCCGCCGGCACATCGATCGGTTCGTCATCCCCTCCCGGCGGCGGTTCCGGTTCGCCCGGTTCTCCTGGGACACCCGATCCTCCGGGCTCTTCGGCGTCGTCGGCCCCGCCGGAGTCCTCATCCACCGCTGCAGCAACGGCGATACTGAAATTATATTTGCCTTTCTGGGAAACACCGGGCAGTATATGAAACTCCAGATACCCCTCGAAGAGCTCTCCGGGGCCCTGCAGGGGCTTCTCCTCAACGCTCCAGCGCACCTCGATCAAGGCATCTTCCGGAACATCTCTGCAAACAACCTCTCCCCCGCTGCAGAGGTAATAGAGAGAGCCATTTTCCAGAATCTGCGACCGGCCCTCCCAGCCGAGCACCGCCCTTTCTATGCTGATCGGCACCCATCCATTGTTCTTGATACCGCAGGTAATAATGTTGTAATAGCCGGGATAAGCATTGCTGACAGTCAGGTCAATCCTGTCCGGAACGCCCTCACCGTCACTGCCGGCATCCCCCCAGAAATAGACCGTCTTGGAGACATCCTTTCCCTCCGGACAGGTGCGCACATTCTCTAAACCGGGATCACATGTTGGATCGGGCCCGGTGTCGCGCTGCTCCAATAGGTTCCTGTCAAAACCCCAACTCACCCGGCTCGTCTGGGCGGTGGGCCTTACTTCCAGGTTGCCGGACCACCTGGCGAAGCCGTAATTCATCAAAGATAAGGCCAGGAGCATGTTTACTAATAGCAAAGCCGCTCTCCTCATCCCTTAACAATACACCCCTCTCTTGGAGATGTTCCGGGGTTCTATCTATCCGCCCTCAAGTATCGCCGAAGCTCTGATCCCGGCGGCTTGCCGCTGCCCCCGCCGAATGATGGGTCCTGCCGTTAAAAAGAGCAGCAGCATTGATGCACTGATCGAATTCGGCAACCCGGCAGCTGTACACCGTCAAACCGTCAATTACGTAACAGGTGAACTTGTGAGGGAGCACCCCCTCCTGATAGATCAACGGCTTGCCGGCCTCATCGGCTACCTTCACCAGGTCCTCCAGAGATGAAAGGGAAACTGTGATGAGGTCCTCCGGCAGGGAGAAGTCATCTCCGGCCCGCACCATTCTGTCCCCGTGCTGCCTCCAGACCACCTGCACTAAATCTGGGCCGGCAGAATTCCTGCCTTCCGTTACCAGGGAAAAAACAACCAGAAGAAGAAGGAGAGCAACAGGAAGAATGCAAGCCTTAATCCTTCTCTCTTGCGCATCGGGGTCGGGGATCTGAACCGTCCTCGTCAGGGCAGCGCTCTTTTGGGGCGTCAGGTTGCCGACGATCCGGAACTCACCGGATGTGAGAGGTATTTCCATTGTCGGCGCCAGTTTTTCGGCAACCCTGCCGGCGGCGGATCTGGCCTCTAAATCAATGTCCGCCCTGATGACGAGCCTGGGCTCTCTGGCATTTACCCCCAATTCTTCATTAACACTCTTTAGGAACTGGTTGTAGGACTCCAGATTGATGGTAAACGGCCTGCTGAACACTAAAGTTTTTCCCGTCGCCTGCACCGCCGTTTCCGGAACGAGGATAAACTCCTTGCGCCACATCTTAGGTGCTTCAACCACCGCAACAATCCTGTAATCGGCTTTCATCTCAGCGGCAGCATCGGCAGTGAATCGATAGCTGCAGACAGCATCGATTGATTTGACCAGCTTGGCGTAATAGGTTTGGCCGGAGCCGAGGGGCGTTTCGTTGAAAATACTGTTTGGCCTGATCTGAACCTGATAATCAATCTGCCCCCGCTGTTCATAACTGTACACGGGGAGATTCTTGCTCACCACAGTCGGCTCCCGGTAAACCCTGTAAAGGTTGTAAAGGGAAGCGGCCAGCAACAGCATCAGCAGAAGAAGGATGGCGATTCTTACTTTCTTGCCCAGCTCGATCTTGCCCAGGCGCACAGTGTTTCCCCCTCAGATAAACAGTTTTCTAGCGGCTATCGACGCCCAGCCCAAACGCGGGATTACCAGCACGACCTTTCCCTTAACCTGCCCCTGCTGCACCGGCTCGTCTGGTTGGTCGTTGTCGTCCCCCTTTGTAATAAACTTCCGGTCAAAACCGGCGCCTTCAACCTCAATCACCCGGTGAATCGTTGGAATCGGCGAACCCTCAACCCTGTAGGCAATAATGTCACCTACCGTCAGAAGATCGGGGTTTTTTCTGGCAATGATCACGATGTCCCCTACTTCCAGGGTCGGCCGCATGCTTCCGCTGTAGATGACCGCCGGTCGCACCGGGAACACCCCGAGGGAAAACCAGATGGTGACCACGGCGGCAACTCCGAAAACCGCCGTTCTTACCATCCCCTCCCCGGTTGTTCTCTTTCTGCGGCGGGAGGCAAGCTGAGAAGCATAATACTCCTGGATAATTGCCAGACCCACCAGAGGAACAACCGTACCGGTAAGAGCCTTCATCGCCCAGTTGAGGTCCGGTAGCACCGGACAGAACCACTCAAAAGCCTCGAGCAATCCCCTGTAGACAAGAGCAGGCAGCGCACCCCCCCACATGGCCAGAAAAGAGGCCAGCAAATGCTCCATAACGATGGGATGCACCGAGGACCCGCAGAACTGAGTCCAGGTCTCCAGTGTGCTCTCCGGCCCAGGGATCTGTTTGGCCGGGATGTCGATCACGGCGAAGAGCAAGGCCAGCAAAACGGGCAAAAAGGCAGCCGGCCTGTGCAGGAGCCTGTTGAGCAGCCAGGCGCGGCAGAGCTCCATACCCAAAAGCCCTGACGCAACGTACACCAGGTTGAACAGGATTCCCCTGAGTGTGAAAGAGTAAGGGCTCTTCCCGAAACCGCTCAGAAAACCGGCCACCACCATCAGGTAGATCTGAAAAAGAGCAACCCCGCCGGCCAGTCTGATCAGCAGCGGCAGCATCCGTTTTTTCCCCACCCCCCGGTAGCGAGGCAGGTGCAGGAAATACAGGATGATAAGCAGCCAGACCGCCGGCTGGGCTACATAAACCCCGTAAAAACCGGGCAGAATGCGCGGCAACACGAAGTCAAAGAGCAGGGGAACTGTACATGCCAGTCCGCAGCCCAACAGCCAGTCACATGGAAGTCTGAGTTTCCCATTGGAGAAGCTCATTGCCTTTCCTTCCCACCGGGGCCGGCCTAATGCACCGGAACCGGTCAATCCGGCCGACCACAAAGGGTCTTCCACCACCCGCAATCATCAGCAATTGGGAGGTGAAGAGCGCCGGGACTTCACTTCGCAGCGCTCCCACCCTACATCAAAGCGCTCCGGCTACACCGGCGAACGACCGCTTAAAGGGAAACCGTAAAGGTAAACACCCCGGGATCGACGCCATCCCTGACCCGCAATGCGATCGCAATCGCCTTCCTTCTGCCAGGCTGAATAACAGAATCACTGCTCTCTAGCAACCGCAGTTCCATCTCCTCGGGGTTGCTGTTGATGATCTTCAACTGGCCTATCGGGATCGGTTTCGTCCCCGTATTCTTCACATCAAGCACGATCTTGTTGTAATAGGCGGGGTAACCGTTATTGACCGCGACTTCCGCCAGGTCGTACATCCCATCCCCATCTGTGTCCTCCCTGGCAATCGCTGTTGATGCCAGATTGGCATTGGTTTTGGTGATGCCCCCGAATTCCGGATCGCAGGTCCAGTCTAACCCGACGTCCTGCTGCTTGCACCCGTAGATGTACCACTGCGCAGGTACCTCTGTAACGGTAACCGCCGCTGTGTCTGTGTCGGTAAGAACCCCGTCACTCACTTCCAATCTGGCCGTACCCTGATAAACGCTATCCCAGGTAAAAGCCGCACAGGGATCCGTCGTCCACTCGGTATCCCAGTTGCCGTCATTGTCAAAATCCCAGCGGTACTGGAGCTGGTCACCATCGGGATCGGAGGAACCGCTCCCATCGAAAGCAACCGAGGAACCTACAAAAGCCGCATAGGGGCCGCCAGCCTCCGCTACCGGAGGGTTGTTATAAGGTGGTTCATCGATATAAATGTCCCCTCTGATGATGAACACGACATCATCGAAGTCGCGATCCCCTCCGCCCCTCAGGTCCTCAAAACCGACCTCCCAGGTCTGGAAACCCATCTCGGTTACAACGGCATGTACCTGGCCATCGCTGTTCCTCTCCCCCGGCCCTGTGAACCAGGTTCCCTCCCGGCTGTTGGAAATAAAGAATATCAATTCCGTGCCGGCGGGATACCTCCCCAGATCGATTACCGTACCTGGGGTAAGGCTGTGGCCATAGCCGATATCTCTGCGCTCCGGACTCCATAAGCCGAAGAGGTTGTTGAGATCCGCTGTTGCGGGCAACATTTCTATAGTAACATCGCTATCTTCGGTAAGAACGATGATCTTTGCCGCAGGATAGAGCGCAGCTTCAGCTTGCCCCAAACCGAAGAAGCCAAAAGCCAGAACCAGCCCTAAACCCAATAAAACGAGGTTGATGAGGATCACTGACGGCTTTCTCTTCATTCCTGAAACCTCCTTCCCCCCTACTATAGGGGTCAATATTCACCGCCTTCCGGGTCCAAAAGACCGGAGCTTTGACAACCGAACAATCCTCCTGTGGGTGCCGAACACCCAGCGCATAAAGATTTGATAATTCCGGGTGGGACTTATCCCACCCGACATTCAACAGGTTTGCTTTCAATCAACTACGCTCCCGGCCGGGATCGGGCTCTCATTCCACTGGACACCCTCAATGCTCAGGCTGAAGCTGTATTGATCGTTCTGAGCGGCAGGCTGCAGCACATGGAAGCAGATGCTCTCGCTGAGCACCTCTCCCGGGTGCTGCTGGGCGCTGACGTTGTCCTGGAACATGACCTCGATCACGGCGCCGTTCTCCTCAG includes the following:
- a CDS encoding DUF5305 domain-containing protein, encoding MRLGKIELGKKVRIAILLLLMLLLAASLYNLYRVYREPTVVSKNLPVYSYEQRGQIDYQVQIRPNSIFNETPLGSGQTYYAKLVKSIDAVCSYRFTADAAAEMKADYRIVAVVEAPKMWRKEFILVPETAVQATGKTLVFSRPFTINLESYNQFLKSVNEELGVNAREPRLVIRADIDLEARSAAGRVAEKLAPTMEIPLTSGEFRIVGNLTPQKSAALTRTVQIPDPDAQERRIKACILPVALLLLLVVFSLVTEGRNSAGPDLVQVVWRQHGDRMVRAGDDFSLPEDLITVSLSSLEDLVKVADEAGKPLIYQEGVLPHKFTCYVIDGLTVYSCRVAEFDQCINAAALFNGRTHHSAGAAASRRDQSFGDT
- a CDS encoding signal peptidase I translates to MSFSNGKLRLPCDWLLGCGLACTVPLLFDFVLPRILPGFYGVYVAQPAVWLLIILYFLHLPRYRGVGKKRMLPLLIRLAGGVALFQIYLMVVAGFLSGFGKSPYSFTLRGILFNLVYVASGLLGMELCRAWLLNRLLHRPAAFLPVLLALLFAVIDIPAKQIPGPESTLETWTQFCGSSVHPIVMEHLLASFLAMWGGALPALVYRGLLEAFEWFCPVLPDLNWAMKALTGTVVPLVGLAIIQEYYASQLASRRRKRTTGEGMVRTAVFGVAAVVTIWFSLGVFPVRPAVIYSGSMRPTLEVGDIVIIARKNPDLLTVGDIIAYRVEGSPIPTIHRVIEVEGAGFDRKFITKGDDNDQPDEPVQQGQVKGKVVLVIPRLGWASIAARKLFI
- a CDS encoding PKD domain-containing protein, translating into MKRKPSVILINLVLLGLGLVLAFGFFGLGQAEAALYPAAKIIVLTEDSDVTIEMLPATADLNNLFGLWSPERRDIGYGHSLTPGTVIDLGRYPAGTELIFFISNSREGTWFTGPGERNSDGQVHAVVTEMGFQTWEVGFEDLRGGGDRDFDDVVFIIRGDIYIDEPPYNNPPVAEAGGPYAAFVGSSVAFDGSGSSDPDGDQLQYRWDFDNDGNWDTEWTTDPCAAFTWDSVYQGTARLEVSDGVLTDTDTAAVTVTEVPAQWYIYGCKQQDVGLDWTCDPEFGGITKTNANLASTAIAREDTDGDGMYDLAEVAVNNGYPAYYNKIVLDVKNTGTKPIPIGQLKIINSNPEEMELRLLESSDSVIQPGRRKAIAIALRVRDGVDPGVFTFTVSL
- a CDS encoding transglutaminase domain-containing protein, yielding MNRKKFQLFLISLALAFTAVLSSGIPAEGTYSIGFRTASIEITKPVASGVSCDGILQTEGKSDLQQVWFCLRGPEGEIATYPVPVSNGRFQANIHLRFGPGTYTVWAGDNPYHFDGKIRFLVENRSQSDTRYLAPSAYVDSDNGKVAALASALANARLTDREKLEAIYDWVTGNISYDYCAYKSGRNLLVKASTTLEKKTGTCRDYSFVVAALARAAGLPARVIYGKVFDSDAKVWYDHAWNEVYADGRWIVLDATRDAGYVSNGRFVPAPSRKHFDLTDEAYSRYYSNQTYTIH